Genomic window (Palaemon carinicauda isolate YSFRI2023 chromosome 42, ASM3689809v2, whole genome shotgun sequence):
TCTGACATCAATTTCACTTATGTTTGGTAGTTGTTGAAAAGCATTCGCCGGTAGAGGGCCTTCTATATCATTTGTTTGAAAACTTATGAACCGAAGAGAACTGGACTGCAGTACAGGAAATGATGTCAAGTGATTGAAATCGACACCTAGACTTTCCAGTTTTATGAAATTTGGCAACTCTTCAAAAGGAAAGGATACAATGTGGTTTGAGAAAACCATAATTTTCGTGGCTGTTTCATAGCTTTCAGCAAATGCTAAGGGTTCCACTTGCTCTAAAATTCCGGCTGTTATCCATATTTCTTGAAAAGAAGCCTTTCCCAAGTCTCCTGGTCTAATGGTTGTCAGGTGCTTGTTGTTTTCAATTTTGAGCCTGCCAAAATCAGAAGCTCTAAACTCCTTGTTGAAAATATTTGCCAGCTGGTCGTTGCTCGTCACATCACTACAAGTCAGCTCAGTCGTCGGGTAAGCAAATTCTTTACAAGTGCAGGGGAAAATATCTTCAGGGGCTGGACATATCTTTGTTTGACCGTTAATTCCACCCACTAGAATGAAGACCAAGACGACAAAAGAAAGGGATATATCCATTAGTGCGCTGTGTGTTGAAGTAATTCTGGTAGCAGAAGATGAATGGAAAGTTACTGACAGTCAACTTATACAATAGTAGCATGATAATAAAAGATGAGTTTAGCGTGAGAAATTTTGATAAGCGTTGTCGGTTTGCTAATTAAACTTGCATTATTACGCTGTATGCGAGAAATATTTCTATTGTATACTTACAAATATAACATTGTGTCGAATTTGTAAGCttctttcctcttattttttattatgatttgtattcttataattattatttgagtCTTCAATTTTGCACCTATTACACTTCAGATATTATCACAAGGAACTAAAGAATACATTTAtgttaaatttttcatttaatgtGAACATAGTACTGTTGTTTTCATGCCTCTTATCTAATGAGTTCAGAGTTATTATCTTACTTGGAAATTCCATGAGAGTTTGCAAgttgctgcttttgttgttgcaatATTATGCACTAATATATGGCTATAGCTTTTTGTATGCCCCagttataataatgaaaaactatTGATTCAGCTAAACCACAAAACCTACTTTttcaatcttgtcattggaagagaaggcgatggattgacgagctaagaaaatttacgtgcttagactgccatagaaagactaaacagacgcaagtgaaaggatatgtctgaggcctttgtcctgcagtcgactagttatggctgatatatatatatatatatatatatatatatatatatatatatatatatatatatatatatatatatatatatatatatatatatataatcaatattgagcttttaaatcaatccttctccatttatcatctacttcacgcttcatagtcctctcaGCCATAtactgtaggcctgggtcttccaactcttctagtgtcctgtggagcccagttgaaagtttggtgaactaatccctcttggggagtgggaagagcatgcccaaaccatctccatctacccttcatcataatctcctccacatatggcactcttagagtaatctttcttatagttttatttctaatcctctcctgccatttaactcccaatattcttctgagggctttgttcctaaatctacaaatctgttggatgttgtttcattgtcataccacaactcatgtccatatagtaacaccggtctcactaaactgatatgtagcctgatttatatatgtaatttcgggcgatttgatttcaaatttgacttgcctagtcattgtctgattggcttttttcgatctttcattatatattcctttataggagtgaaatatatagtttttctggatgttccttcttttcctcctcgTATCAAATCTTCACATCGATTCATCTCGGTTATTTTtgggccaaatgacctgaaatttggcatAAGGGTCGAGTGGGCAAATATCTAGgtgcgtttaatttttttttctttttgatagatACCTTTAGAATCATTTTATTGATTTGTTTTGCCATTTTCTgaccaaaaatttatattttaatcttGTGTGCCCTGCTACTAtaaccaaatgacctgaaatttggtatggaggTACCTTTGATAAGTACCAATAGGAAGTAATCATCATTTTGGGTATACGTTTGTTCTAATTGGTTAATTTtgccatttttattcatttttagacCAAAAATGCTCTCATATTCACACTAAATGACCTTAAACTTCGTATGAGGATACCTTGGATATAGGTTCACAGGATGTAAGTCACTTTTTTGCATACATAATTTAGAGCATTAACTTTAGGGATTTTAGGCTTTTTTGGCTCTTATGGCTTAGTATTTGAATCCTATGACCTGAGATTTGGCATGGAAATGCCCCTTAAGGAGTAGGGTGATGTTGTGATGGTAAATCTATTGGGAATTCATTTCTGAAAAAAGATTAATATGGGTCACTCCATGGTTGCATGGTGGTGGAGATGGAGggaaatatgctgtatttgcttggcaaatgttgcctttctagtttAACTCGAATTCTAAAGGCCTTGTATTAGAGATCTTATTTCCTAAATGTTTTAATGACTCTACgccatcaatcctttctccttccattgatattttatcttccattgtacATTCCATTCTCATCACATCTATCTTTTTTCTGATTATCTTGAGCGTAACCTTATGTGATATTCCATGGATTCTGccaagcaagcactgcaaatcctgtggttttcttctaataaggacagcatcatcagcatactctaggtctgttaatttactattaccaatccagtacaatccttctccaccatccccaactgttctatgcattacaaaataaacaacataggtgacaacacattcccttgcagtactccactgttcattggaaattcatttgttaggaCTTTGCACTTGTTCTGCTCATGAAAAGATTTAatcagaggaactccataataatgcaggattctccacagaattggcaggtgcacactatcaaaggctttttcatagtcaaccaATGCCAtaaaaaagtggatttctatattgtacacattgctgtgcaacatgtgtAAAGATGAAAATTTGctgagtacaacttctaccttttctaaaatctgcttattcatctctcaactTTACATCGATCttcctctctagcctctttagaaaaAACATAATGTACTGACGcatgtgtgatgcctctgtaattattgcaatcggtcagatctccgct
Coding sequences:
- the LOC137633258 gene encoding oplophorus-luciferin 2-monooxygenase non-catalytic subunit-like, which codes for MDISLSFVVLVFILVGGINGQTKICPAPEDIFPCTCKEFAYPTTELTCSDVTSNDQLANIFNKEFRASDFGRLKIENNKHLTTIRPGDLGKASFQEIWITAGILEQVEPLAFAESYETATKIMVFSNHIVSFPFEELPNFIKLESLGVDFNHLTSFPVLQSSSLRFISFQTNDIEGPLPANAFQQLPNISEIDVRGLNLKAILPGTFVGLSRLRYLDVAGTNLKTLTSGTFELHDPEAFGTVLDIEYNQIDNIEVDTFAGGIDTIRARSNNLHLLEEEVWRPYVEAGGILNIQYNPFECGCDLAWLVLNSTFMSQVAEETACQDGTLFIDLDPAPFEDC